Within the Thermosynechococcus sichuanensis E542 genome, the region ATTTTTTTTGGAGGAGTGGACAAAGAAAACTACACAGGCAAAGCATTAGACATACTACTAGAACTAGGAGACTTTGCTCCAGAAGTGGTGATTGGTTGTCAAAACCCCCACCATGAAGTTCTTCAGGAAAAAATGTACCAGTTTCCCAATGGTCATTTACATGTTCAAGTAGATAACATAGCAGAAATTATGATGCGTTGTTCTTGGTACCTAGGAGCGGGTGGATCGATCACTTGGGAGCGAATGTGTTTGGGACTGACTGGTATTGTCATTCCTATTTCTGATAATCAAATTGAATTCTCAAACGCCTTAGATTCTGATGGTTTTCATCGGGTAATTAGAGATTTGTGTACTGAGGAATTAAGAAAAAATTATCAAAACTATATCCTTGATCTGAGTTTCAAAGAGTCTATTTACAAAAGCTATCTACTATTTGACGGAGAAAGTACAATTAGGGTCGTTAATCACTTGTTCCAAATACATTAACTGCTGTGGGAGACTAATATGAAGGTACTTATTCTTTCAGACAATAATAATGAGTATAGTAGAGAATTGATTCACTGGTTTCAGGGCATAGGTGAAGATATTTTTGTCCGTGAAGACCCAATTGATCTACAAACAGTCAAAGAACTTAGCCCAGATTTTGTAATTAGCTATAATTATAAACATATTATTTCCAAAGATATTGTTGCTTGCTACTATCCTAGAATAATTAATCTCCATATTTCGCTCCTGCCGTATAATAGAGGATGCTATCCAAATGTTTGGAGTTTTTTAGAGAACACACCTAAGGGAGTAACTATCCATTTGGTTGATGAGAATGTAGATACGGGGGATATTCTTTTACAGAAAGAAGTTTTTATTGATGAAGAAACGGAAACCCTAAGAAGTTCTTATCTGAAATTACATAGAGAGATTCAGCAACTTTTTAAGAGTAACTGGGAAGCTCTTAAGCTAGGACAGATTCATCCCGTTAAACAAGAGGGGGGGGGGACAAGACACTACAAACGAGAATTTATTCATTTCGTCCAGCCCCTTATCGGAGAAAAAGGATGGGATACACCCATTCGAGAACTTAAGGAGAAATATAGAACTTGGCGAAGTACAGCTTAAAAACTTTATTCATCTAGACCCTGATGAAAAGGAAATGGTCAGGCGGTGGAGAAATCATCCAGAGGTTAAAAAGTGGATGTATTCAGATCATGAGATTAGTGAAGGAGAGCACAGTCGATTTATTGAAAAATTAGCTGATAGCGTAAAGGATTTTTACTACCTCGTTTATAAGCGGGAAAAAGCTGTAGGTGTTCTATACCTGAGTAAAGTAGATTTTTGTCATCAAAATGCATATTTTGGTATCTATGCCAATCCTGAACGATTAGCTCATGGTGCAGGTGTCATTTTAGAAAAATCAGCTTTGTATCTCGCTTTTGGTATAGCGAAATTTCACACCCTTAAGCTAGAAGTTATTGAGAATAATAAAAGAGCTATAAACTTTTATAAGCGTATGGGTTTTCAGGAAGAGGGTAGGCTAAAAGAGTTTGTATTCAAGGAAGGCAAGTGGCAAGATGTCATTATCATGGGAATGCTTTCGATCGCTGACTCGTCTAAATGATCGAAATCAAGTTATGTTAGGATACAAGAGCTTGTTGTAGGAGGGAGCTAGAATGACCAAAACAATAAAAGTAATAGTTGAGAAACATCATGATGGCTATGTTGCGTATCCAATCGGCTTAAAAGGCGTAGTTGTTGGGCAGGGTGATTCATACGAAGATGCACTTGTTGATATAAAATCCGCTATAAACTTTCACATTCAGACATTTGGTGAAGAAGTGTTTACCAGTGATTCATCAGTTTTAGAAGTTTTTATTGCCGAAACAGGAGTTACTGCCTAGTGAGCAAATTTCCTGTTGATGCAACAAAGTCTCGAGTTATCAAAGCTTTCAAAGTTTTGGTTTTTTCTTTAGTGCGTGAAGCAGAACATATATCAATGATTCGAGAAAATCCAAACGGAAGCAGGACACCTTTAACTATGCCAAACCATGCATATATTAAGTCCTCTACATTGCGGACAATTTGTACTCAAGCAGGGACAACTAGAGAAGAGTTCATCAATGCTTATAATAAAACCTAGCATATAAACTTATGAACATATTTGTTGTAGCGGCTTACCCTGATGATGAAATTCTTGGCTGTGGGGGCACAATGGCTCTACACTCTGCACGGGGTGACAAAGTAACAGTGCTCATCATGGCAGAGGGGATCACTAGTCGGCTACAAGTGCGTGATGTGGTTTCTTGTCGAGAAAATTTAACAAAATTACAACAAACAGCCATAGAAGCGAATAAAGTCGTAGGTGTATCAGATGTCCGCTTTGCAGGGTTGCCTGACAATCGCATGGATAGTGTGGATTTACTGGATGTTGTCAAAATTATTGAAAAAGTGATGGATGACATCCAGCCAGAGATCATTTATACTCACCATCATGCTGATCTAAACATAGACCATCAAATTACCCATCAAGCTGTTATGACTGCTGCACGTCCACTACCAAACAGCCCTATCAAGGAAGTTCTCTTTTTTGAAGTCCCTTCAGCAACAGGCTGGAATACACCTATAAGTGGAAATGCATTTATACCTCAGTACTATGTTGATATTTCACAAAATATTAATGATTTTTATACTGCTCTTGACCTTAAGATAAAAGCACTAGAAGTTTACTCTAATGAAATGCGATCGTATCCTCATGCTAGATCAATTGAGTCAATAAAAGCGTTAGCAGATTTTCGAGGATCATCAGTAGGTTTTCTGCATTCAGAATCATTTCAAGTAGGAAGAATTTTAATATGAGTAATAAATCTATTATTATTGTGACAAATAGGAAGCGTAATGAATTTTTATCTCAATCTATTTCCAAAAAATTATCACTTAAAACATACTTAATCACAAAAGAAAGTGAGCTTAACTATGAAAAAATTTCTAAATTAGATCCAAGCTGGATAAAAGCCACAATTAGGTAAAGTTACTTACTTCCAACGTCGTAGACCTGAACAGAGTAGAATTGATTTGAATGAAGTTAAAAGCTTAGATAATCTTTATGACTACATTCGTATGTTAGATGGTGAAGGTTATCCTAATGCTTTTATAGAAGCTGGTAATTTTCGCATTTCCTTTCACTCTCCTCACATCTGCGATGGATTTATAGAAAGTCAGGTTAAAATTGAACTCATTAAATCATTCGAGAGTCTAGAGCATGATCCTGAACAACAATAAAGCAGTTCCTTTCGTCATTGCTGAAATGTCAGGGAATCATAATCAATCCCTTGATAGAGCTTTGGAGATCGTTGAAGCGGTAGCTAAGTCTGGTGCTCATGCTCTAAAACTTCAGACTTACACGGCTGACACAATGACGATCCGCTGTGAGAAACCTCATTTCTTTATCAGTGATGAGAGTAGTTTATGGAAGCAGGAATATCTCTATGATCTCTATCAAAAGGCTTATACTCCTTGGGAGTGGCATGAGCCTATTTTCAAGAAAGCCAAAGAGCTAGGCCTGATTGCATTCAGTACGCCTTTTGATCTGACGGCAGTAGATTTTCTTGAAGAATTAGATTGTCCAATCTACAAGATCGCCTCATTTGAAAATGTGGATTTACGCTTGATTCGGCGAGTGGCAGAAACGGGTAAGCCGATTATTATGTCCACAGGTATGGCTACCCTTGCTGAACTGGATGAGGCGGTGCGAACGATTCGAGCCACAGGTAATGATCAAATTGTCTTGCTGAAATGCACCAGTACGTATCCTGCGGATCCGGCTGACTCTAATTTACGCACGATTCCCCACCTGAAGGAACTCTTTGGCTGTGAGGTGGGACTCTCGGATCACACCCTCGGAATTGGTGTGGCGGTA harbors:
- the pseH gene encoding UDP-4-amino-4,6-dideoxy-N-acetyl-beta-L-altrosamine N-acetyltransferase; amino-acid sequence: MVRRWRNHPEVKKWMYSDHEISEGEHSRFIEKLADSVKDFYYLVYKREKAVGVLYLSKVDFCHQNAYFGIYANPERLAHGAGVILEKSALYLAFGIAKFHTLKLEVIENNKRAINFYKRMGFQEEGRLKEFVFKEGKWQDVIIMGMLSIADSSK
- a CDS encoding formyltransferase family protein produces the protein MKVLILSDNNNEYSRELIHWFQGIGEDIFVREDPIDLQTVKELSPDFVISYNYKHIISKDIVACYYPRIINLHISLLPYNRGCYPNVWSFLENTPKGVTIHLVDENVDTGDILLQKEVFIDEETETLRSSYLKLHREIQQLFKSNWEALKLGQIHPVKQEGGGTRHYKREFIHFVQPLIGEKGWDTPIRELKEKYRTWRSTA
- a CDS encoding type II toxin-antitoxin system HicA family toxin, yielding MSKFPVDATKSRVIKAFKVLVFSLVREAEHISMIRENPNGSRTPLTMPNHAYIKSSTLRTICTQAGTTREEFINAYNKT
- a CDS encoding PIG-L deacetylase family protein; amino-acid sequence: MNIFVVAAYPDDEILGCGGTMALHSARGDKVTVLIMAEGITSRLQVRDVVSCRENLTKLQQTAIEANKVVGVSDVRFAGLPDNRMDSVDLLDVVKIIEKVMDDIQPEIIYTHHHADLNIDHQITHQAVMTAARPLPNSPIKEVLFFEVPSATGWNTPISGNAFIPQYYVDISQNINDFYTALDLKIKALEVYSNEMRSYPHARSIESIKALADFRGSSVGFLHSESFQVGRILI
- the pseI gene encoding pseudaminic acid synthase — protein: MILNNNKAVPFVIAEMSGNHNQSLDRALEIVEAVAKSGAHALKLQTYTADTMTIRCEKPHFFISDESSLWKQEYLYDLYQKAYTPWEWHEPIFKKAKELGLIAFSTPFDLTAVDFLEELDCPIYKIASFENVDLRLIRRVAETGKPIIMSTGMATLAELDEAVRTIRATGNDQIVLLKCTSTYPADPADSNLRTIPHLKELFGCEVGLSDHTLGIGVAVAAVALGATVIEKHFTLSRAEGGVDAAFSLEPHEMKLLVEETQRAYQALGRVHYGPTEAEKKSLVYRRSLYFVKDMAAGEVITPECIRSIRPGYGLPPKYYEVLLGKRVNQAIERGTAVAWEHIG
- a CDS encoding type II toxin-antitoxin system HicB family antitoxin, which produces MTKTIKVIVEKHHDGYVAYPIGLKGVVVGQGDSYEDALVDIKSAINFHIQTFGEEVFTSDSSVLEVFIAETGVTA